The Bos indicus x Bos taurus breed Angus x Brahman F1 hybrid chromosome 21, Bos_hybrid_MaternalHap_v2.0, whole genome shotgun sequence genomic interval GGGGCTAGCGCGGCCCTCGGCATTCTCACCGGGGCTGCCTCGGGCCCCATAGTAGCGGTCATTGAAGCCGCCAGGCGAGGCGAGGCTAGGGGCAGGGGCCGCAGCCGCGGCCGGAAAGGGATAGGCGCCGATGTCGTCCACGCTCAGTGGCCGCCACTGGCCGCGCCCGGCCCCTGCGACCAGCCGGGCGGACCCAGGCTTGGCCCGCAGGTTCCACAGGTTGGGGGGCATCAGGGCAGGCTGGGGGCCCGGGGAGAGTGGGAAGCGGAAGGGCTCGGCGGGGAACGGCGACACAGTCCTGGGGAACCCCGGAGCCACTGCGGCCTCCAGCGGGGCGGCCACTGCAGCTGCGGCAGCCGCATAGCGCGGGCTGCTCCCGTAGGCTGCGGGTGGCTTGCGGCCGAAGAGCTCGTCGCGGCTATTCAGGTAGATGGCCTGCTGCGAGGCGGTCAGCGTGCTGGCCTGGGCGTGCTCCTTCTCCTCGGACGCGGCACTGAAGCTGGAGTAGGAGCTGGACGTGGGCAGCGAGGCCGCGTAGCCGCCGAAGGCCTCGTGGCGGTAGCTGGCGGGGTAGGCCGCCGCGCCGGCCTCGgtatcttcctcctcctcctcctcctcctcggccGTGCTGTCGGTGGAATTCTGGGCCTGCAGGAAGCCCACGTCGGACCCGGGCCCCTCCACGCTGGGCCGCCGATCTCGGTGCCGCTCCTCAGGGCAGTAGAGGGCCGTGTCGCTGCAGTAGATGTCCCCCTTGTAGGGGGGTCGGGACCCTGGCTTCTCCAGcccctcagggaagcccaggtcttGGGCCGAGGCTTCCGACAGGTGGGAGGACAGGCTGCCGGGGTCCGGCTTCTCCAGCACCTTGGCAAGCACGCAGGGGGGCACGCTGTCGGCGTAGGCCGGGCGGCAGAGCGGGGCGGGCAGGCTGCAGCCTGGCTTCTCTGCGTGCAGGTTCATGCGTTCCTGGAACTCCGCGGGCAGCTGGTGGCGGGGGGCAATGCAaggagcaggagggagggggtCACGGTCAGCCCAGAACCGGCAGCCAAGGCTGACAGACAGGGGACCTGCCCGGGGCCTGTCTGATTCCACCAGCCAGAGCTGTATCCTGCAAGCCGCAGGATGGCCCCGGTGCCCCCCGGGTCACTCTGATGGGGCCCCCGCAGAGCCCTGAGGCTGGACCCCCAGCTCTGACTCGGGCCTCCTCCTGAGGGGCTGACTCGCTGACCCAGCCCCACGGTCTCCAGGGGACacccagtcctgtggcctggcTCAAACCAGACAGACTCAGATGCAACAGAGACTGAAGGCCCAGGCATGCAAGGGGTTTCCACGTGAGTGCTTGATGCCTGGTGGGGGACGGCCTGCTACCGTTTGATCTGTTTTGTGAGGGTCTTGGGGGTTGGCCCAGGCTCCGGGAGAGGGCACCTGGACAAGGCCTGGGTGAGGGGCGTCCCCAGACAGGGAGGGACAGCCTGGCTGGGACGGGGGCCCTGGGTCCAAGTGGCGCTTGCCCTGTGGCCCTGGCCGAGTGGCTCCTGGGTGAAgccagctttcttatctctgcagAAACTGTGCCCAGACCAAACCACTGGGTTTCTGAGAGGCTCACACAGGGTCACCCTGCCGGGAGCACCCCCTGGAGGAAACTGGGGCTGAGTGGGCAGACCATCCAGGCTGGTGGGGAGGTACGTGCAGGGCGGGCCCTCCACCACATATGCAGAGGGGCTCGGACAAGATCGAGAGGGCTGGGGGCATGGGGTCTTGGAGCTGCTCGGAAGGAGCGCGGTGGCCGCGGGCGGCGGGCCTGGCCGGGGTGGGGCTCACATTACCTCAGCCATCTTGCGGCCCCTGCCGTAGGTCTGGCTGCACTGCAGCAGCTGCGCCGCGAGACTGCAGTCCTTCCTGTAGAGCTCCTAGGAGACAAGCCATTTGACTGGGTGCAGGCTCGGCCCATGCCAAGGTCCCCGCTGCTGACATGGTAACCGGCCGCAGAGCTGGCCGTGCGGTGGGCAGCACGCCGACCCTCTCTGCACCTCTCACCTGTAGGATGGGTTACCGGCCCCGACCTAGAGCCTGGTGTGTGGACGGCCCCCTGGCCAGCAGTCCTGCCGCTGACCCGAGTGGGAACCTCCCACAAAGCAGGGGCCATGGAGGAGGAAGGGTCCCCATTGGCCTCTAAAGTCCCAGAGGCCCCCAGGCGTGGACACCAAGCCATCTCCCCGCCCTCAGCTTCTGAGTCCCTCCTAAGGGAACTCTGTGGACAGTGCTGGCAGTAGCCAGCGATTACGAGTGGACCTGCCACCCCCCCAACCAAGGTCTCAGGGTGAGGCCTGGCAATGGAGGGGGCTTGCAGCGCCAGGCAAGGGTCAGGGCGAGTAGGGGCGGAGGGcctgtgtgaccccaggttcAGACAGGGACCGGCTCAGCCTCCTGAGCTGAAAACAGACGCACACAGGAGGAGTCCAGGGCACGTGGTTCTACCTTTGGGAAACCTCTGTTGCACGTGCCTGTGGCTGGACCTTGGTTCCCGCCCCCGCTCAGGGACCCTCTGCAGCCAGGGCTCTGATGGGGTTGCCCTGGCCCTGAGATCCACCCACAGTCTCAGTTCAACCAGAACCAGGTGTCCTGCAGCTCGGGGGCGCTGCTGAAGCCATGGGCACCCCTGCCAGTCCCCGCTACCCTGGTCCTAGAGACTCTGGTGTCCCCCACTTGGCCGGCACGGTGGAGGGAACCCGGGTCGCCCACTCCTTCAATGCATCCCTGGAAGGGCACGGTTGGCCAAGAGCTGAGAACTGAGCCCCATGTGAGGCCCAGACCAGCCACCGCTGGCACCAGAGGGCTGCGGGCACTGTCTGGCCAGCCTAGACCTGCCACTCAGTCGTGAACAGACGCCAGAGTGCTGCCCCATCAGAGCCTCCCCTCTCCTTTGCATGCACTCGTCTGCCATCTCCTACAGATGGCACCTCCACCTGGCTGGCCAGGGCGCCTGCCGCACCCTCCTGCTACATCCTCCCCCTACCCCCCAACCCCAGACCCCAGCCCAGAGCACAGCAGGTGGCTCCCGTCCTGCAGATTTCAACTTCTGCAGTCAGACTGGACCCATGTCGTCCTCTGAGACCCCACATCCCTACTCGGCCAATCGGTTTGCTTCCATCTGTAGAACATAACCGGAactgaagccccctccccacctccccggcCGCCATCCCGGCAGACTCGTCCTCTTTCTCCCAGACTGCTTCTTGCTCGCACATCCACTTAGAGCTTCATCCCCCACGGTCTGTCCTCAGCAGAGCAGCTGCGGAGCCTGTAAGAGGAAGTCCAGCCAGGCTTCCCCCTGTTCAGGAACCTTCAGTGGCTCCCATTTCACGCAGAATAAAACCCAGATTCCTACTGGTGCCTAAACGCCACCTCCTGTTATCCTGACCTCAGACCCTcgggccctcctccccaccagagCCCCCTCCGGTCTCTTTGCTGGTCTTCGAGTTACTCAGAGCCCCCATCTGCTGCTGTGGCTTTCTGCCTGGAATGGGAGCCCTCCCCTGCCATCAGCTCCCTGCTCGTCTTCAGGTCTCGGCTCCTGCAGCCCCTTCTAGAAGCACCGGACTGAGGTTCCCAGACCCTGCAACTGGCGTCTCCCAGCCCCCTTGCTGCCTTATTTTTTCTGCAGCATTTAGCACTTCTAACTCGCTACACAGTTTACCTATTTATCCTGGGTTCTGTCCGCCTTCCCCGCTCAGATGTGAATTCCACGTGCACAGGCCCCTGGCTTGCCTGTGCTCTTCACACCCTGTTCTCAGAGCCTCGAGGAGCAGGTGCTAATCAGCGAGTGTGTGCTCAGCAGTCAGAGGTCTGTGGAGGGGGGCGCCGCCCTTCTCATGGGACCCAGGGAATCAGGACCCACGGGCAGCCCCAGGGCTCTGATGCCCAGTGGGGGTGGCCAAAGGCAGGAGTCCTGAGTGGCCCCACCCCAACCTTGGGGTCGGGAAACCCTGCTTTGACTGGGCCAAGGGGGCCTCGTGTTCCCCACCTTGAGTCCTGTCTCCTTCCAGCGGAGGGTCTCACGGACATGGTGTGAGAGGCAGCCCCTGTCATTCCCTGACCGCCCACGTGCTTGTTgaggccctgcccccaccccccgtcTCTCCACCCAGCCCTGTGCCGGCCCCTCAGGGCTGCCGCGCGGGCTCAGATTGGCCAGACACTCACATTGTCCTCCGAGAGCTTGTCAATGGTCACCTTGGCCTCCAGCAGGTGGCTGTTGAGGGCGACAATCTCATGGCTGAGAGCTCGTTTTTCTTCCTCATAGTGCTGGCCCTGGGGTTGGGGGACAGGCAGGGGGGTGGTCAGCGGTCAGCAAAGGCCTGGGACTCAAGCCCCGTTGTTCCTCCTGGCTTCCCCAGAAAGCGAGGAGGAGTTTGGAGGCCAAGGAATGCAAGGGTCAGAGCACAGAGCGACCCAGGTTCCGATCCCGCTCTGCAGGGAGGAGCCGAACAGCCCTGGGCAAGTCACGAACTCCCTGAGCCTCCGTTTCTCATCAGTACTGTGGGGACAGTGATAGCTAAGGGCTTGACAGCACCCTCCCATTCGGGGTGGAAATGGAGGGGACCGGCCCAGCCCCTCGGGGAGAGGGCAGGGTGGAAATGAGGCCTTTGGCCCAGCTCCGCGGGCAAGCGCATGGCGGCCTGGCCCTCAGTCCTCACCAGGGTTCCAGAGCTGGGGGCCCCGGGCTGGGCgtgctggggtggggcagggggttgTGGCCTCACCATGCGGAATAGCTTGTCCTCCAGCTCCTGGTTGATCCTCTGCAGCGCCATGTAGTTGCTCTGAATCCTGGAGTGGAGGCCGTGAGGTCACTGCCGTGCCAGGCCTGACCCTCCCGTGGCCCCTGCAGCCGTACGGCCCGCTGATGGCTGAACCTAGGCCCCCTCTCTGGTCTAATTGTTCCTGTGCTAGAAAATATCTCATTTAAACTAACAGGTTGCCAGGGCCCAGGACCCTTACTGATGAGAAGGGAAAGTGTCTTATTCAGAAGAGATTCTCGGGAACTCGCTCAGAGCTAGTTAATTCACATTTTACACACAGTCCTAACAACTCTGCCTAAGGGGTTCCCAGTTCAACAGCAGGTTAGCAGGGAAT includes:
- the BEGAIN gene encoding brain-enriched guanylate kinase-associated protein isoform X9, whose amino-acid sequence is MGSHQSSQASAADMEKLSSLQEQKGELRKRLSYTTHRLEKLENEFDSTRHFLEIELRRAQEELEKVTEKLRRIQSNYMALQRINQELEDKLFRMGQHYEEEKRALSHEIVALNSHLLEAKVTIDKLSEDNELYRKDCSLAAQLLQCSQTYGRGRKMAELPAEFQERMNLHAEKPGCSLPAPLCRPAYADSVPPCVLAKVLEKPDPGSLSSHLSEASAQDLGFPEGLEKPGSRPPYKGDIYCSDTALYCPEERHRDRRPSVEGPGSDVGFLQAQNSTDSTAEEEEEEEEDTEAGAAAYPASYRHEAFGGYAASLPTSSSYSSFSAASEEKEHAQASTLTASQQAIYLNSRDELFGRKPPAAYGSSPRYAAAAAAVAAPLEAAVAPGFPRTVSPFPAEPFRFPLSPGPQPALMPPNLWNLRAKPGSARLVAGAGRGQWRPLSVDDIGAYPFPAAAAAPAPSLASPGGFNDRYYGARGSPGENAEGRASPLYASYKADSFSEGDDLSQGHLVEPRYLRAAGDLSLSPGRSADPLPSYAASEGDRERLGVQLLGASGSPEPELSLRSSRDSLEPSSMEASPEMHPGARLSPQPAFPRAGSSGLSRKDSLTKAQLYGTLLN
- the BEGAIN gene encoding brain-enriched guanylate kinase-associated protein isoform X10; translation: MEKLSSLQEQKGELRKRLSYTTHRLEKLENEFDSTRHFLEIELRRAQEELEKVTEKLRRIQSNYMALQRINQELEDKLFRMGQHYEEEKRALSHEIVALNSHLLEAKVTIDKLSEDNELYRKDCSLAAQLLQCSQTYGRGRKMAELPAEFQERMNLHAEKPGCSLPAPLCRPAYADSVPPCVLAKVLEKPDPGSLSSHLSEASAQDLGFPEGLEKPGSRPPYKGDIYCSDTALYCPEERHRDRRPSVEGPGSDVGFLQAQNSTDSTAEEEEEEEEDTEAGAAAYPASYRHEAFGGYAASLPTSSSYSSFSAASEEKEHAQASTLTASQQAIYLNSRDELFGRKPPAAYGSSPRYAAAAAAVAAPLEAAVAPGFPRTVSPFPAEPFRFPLSPGPQPALMPPNLWNLRAKPGSARLVAGAGRGQWRPLSVDDIGAYPFPAAAAAPAPSLASPGGFNDRYYGARGSPGENAEGRASPLYASYKADSFSEGDDLSQGHLVEPRYLRAAGDLSLSPGRSADPLPSYAASEGDRERLGVQLLGASGSPEPELSLRSSRDSLEPSSMEASPEMHPGARLSPQPAFPRAGSSGLSRKDSLTKAQLYGTLLN
- the BEGAIN gene encoding brain-enriched guanylate kinase-associated protein isoform X7, with translation MQKGNRTPRPAPPAPKSSSQASAADMEKLSSLQEQKGELRKRLSYTTHRLEKLENEFDSTRHFLEIELRRAQEELEKVTEKLRRIQSNYMALQRINQELEDKLFRMGQHYEEEKRALSHEIVALNSHLLEAKVTIDKLSEDNELYRKDCSLAAQLLQCSQTYGRGRKMAELPAEFQERMNLHAEKPGCSLPAPLCRPAYADSVPPCVLAKVLEKPDPGSLSSHLSEASAQDLGFPEGLEKPGSRPPYKGDIYCSDTALYCPEERHRDRRPSVEGPGSDVGFLQAQNSTDSTAEEEEEEEEDTEAGAAAYPASYRHEAFGGYAASLPTSSSYSSFSAASEEKEHAQASTLTASQQAIYLNSRDELFGRKPPAAYGSSPRYAAAAAAVAAPLEAAVAPGFPRTVSPFPAEPFRFPLSPGPQPALMPPNLWNLRAKPGSARLVAGAGRGQWRPLSVDDIGAYPFPAAAAAPAPSLASPGGFNDRYYGARGSPGENAEGRASPLYASYKADSFSEGDDLSQGHLVEPRYLRAAGDLSLSPGRSADPLPSYAASEGDRERLGVQLLGASGSPEPELSLRSSRDSLEPSSMEASPEMHPGARLSPQPAFPRAGSSGLSRKDSLTKAQLYGTLLN
- the BEGAIN gene encoding brain-enriched guanylate kinase-associated protein isoform X4 translates to MWTGGRRPGRLRRAASAADMEKLRLRSAWVPSCLGQSRNLQGRRARSSPSLWDSSLQEQKGELRKRLSYTTHRLEKLENEFDSTRHFLEIELRRAQEELEKVTEKLRRIQSNYMALQRINQELEDKLFRMGQHYEEEKRALSHEIVALNSHLLEAKVTIDKLSEDNELYRKDCSLAAQLLQCSQTYGRGRKMAELPAEFQERMNLHAEKPGCSLPAPLCRPAYADSVPPCVLAKVLEKPDPGSLSSHLSEASAQDLGFPEGLEKPGSRPPYKGDIYCSDTALYCPEERHRDRRPSVEGPGSDVGFLQAQNSTDSTAEEEEEEEEDTEAGAAAYPASYRHEAFGGYAASLPTSSSYSSFSAASEEKEHAQASTLTASQQAIYLNSRDELFGRKPPAAYGSSPRYAAAAAAVAAPLEAAVAPGFPRTVSPFPAEPFRFPLSPGPQPALMPPNLWNLRAKPGSARLVAGAGRGQWRPLSVDDIGAYPFPAAAAAPAPSLASPGGFNDRYYGARGSPGENAEGRASPLYASYKADSFSEGDDLSQGHLVEPRYLRAAGDLSLSPGRSADPLPSYAASEGDRERLGVQLLGASGSPEPELSLRSSRDSLEPSSMEASPEMHPGARLSPQPAFPRAGSSGLSRKDSLTKAQLYGTLLN
- the BEGAIN gene encoding brain-enriched guanylate kinase-associated protein isoform X2, with the translated sequence MLSGAGSQAQGPDPGSPRQDGPSSLTEPRAEAPRKEACREDLRGCKPSPTSGQNPKGPPSYPGWAASQPGQEATKASPGPLSAAELPGTGSRPAPGPLAWLGRRREARLPFSKFLDEVAVRVLDPGTLEAFRGLRGRSPEPSPGEQDPGPAQEALAGATAPEKILALSPQLSSEITLEAASGAGPGQAMETTGLRVGSSKRGGRAASPRSPPGRASAADMEKLSSLQEQKGELRKRLSYTTHRLEKLENEFDSTRHFLEIELRRAQEELEKVTEKLRRIQSNYMALQRINQELEDKLFRMGQHYEEEKRALSHEIVALNSHLLEAKVTIDKLSEDNELYRKDCSLAAQLLQCSQTYGRGRKMAELPAEFQERMNLHAEKPGCSLPAPLCRPAYADSVPPCVLAKVLEKPDPGSLSSHLSEASAQDLGFPEGLEKPGSRPPYKGDIYCSDTALYCPEERHRDRRPSVEGPGSDVGFLQAQNSTDSTAEEEEEEEEDTEAGAAAYPASYRHEAFGGYAASLPTSSSYSSFSAASEEKEHAQASTLTASQQAIYLNSRDELFGRKPPAAYGSSPRYAAAAAAVAAPLEAAVAPGFPRTVSPFPAEPFRFPLSPGPQPALMPPNLWNLRAKPGSARLVAGAGRGQWRPLSVDDIGAYPFPAAAAAPAPSLASPGGFNDRYYGARGSPGENAEGRASPLYASYKADSFSEGDDLSQGHLVEPRYLRAAGDLSLSPGRSADPLPSYAASEGDRERLGVQLLGASGSPEPELSLRSSRDSLEPSSMEASPEMHPGARLSPQPAFPRAGSSGLSRKDSLTKAQLYGTLLN
- the BEGAIN gene encoding brain-enriched guanylate kinase-associated protein isoform X8, whose product is MWTGGRRPGRLRRAASAADMEKLSSLQEQKGELRKRLSYTTHRLEKLENEFDSTRHFLEIELRRAQEELEKVTEKLRRIQSNYMALQRINQELEDKLFRMGQHYEEEKRALSHEIVALNSHLLEAKVTIDKLSEDNELYRKDCSLAAQLLQCSQTYGRGRKMAELPAEFQERMNLHAEKPGCSLPAPLCRPAYADSVPPCVLAKVLEKPDPGSLSSHLSEASAQDLGFPEGLEKPGSRPPYKGDIYCSDTALYCPEERHRDRRPSVEGPGSDVGFLQAQNSTDSTAEEEEEEEEDTEAGAAAYPASYRHEAFGGYAASLPTSSSYSSFSAASEEKEHAQASTLTASQQAIYLNSRDELFGRKPPAAYGSSPRYAAAAAAVAAPLEAAVAPGFPRTVSPFPAEPFRFPLSPGPQPALMPPNLWNLRAKPGSARLVAGAGRGQWRPLSVDDIGAYPFPAAAAAPAPSLASPGGFNDRYYGARGSPGENAEGRASPLYASYKADSFSEGDDLSQGHLVEPRYLRAAGDLSLSPGRSADPLPSYAASEGDRERLGVQLLGASGSPEPELSLRSSRDSLEPSSMEASPEMHPGARLSPQPAFPRAGSSGLSRKDSLTKAQLYGTLLN
- the BEGAIN gene encoding brain-enriched guanylate kinase-associated protein isoform X5; amino-acid sequence: MGSHQSSQASAADMEKLRLRSAWVPSCLGQSRNLQGRRARSSPSLWDSSLQEQKGELRKRLSYTTHRLEKLENEFDSTRHFLEIELRRAQEELEKVTEKLRRIQSNYMALQRINQELEDKLFRMGQHYEEEKRALSHEIVALNSHLLEAKVTIDKLSEDNELYRKDCSLAAQLLQCSQTYGRGRKMAELPAEFQERMNLHAEKPGCSLPAPLCRPAYADSVPPCVLAKVLEKPDPGSLSSHLSEASAQDLGFPEGLEKPGSRPPYKGDIYCSDTALYCPEERHRDRRPSVEGPGSDVGFLQAQNSTDSTAEEEEEEEEDTEAGAAAYPASYRHEAFGGYAASLPTSSSYSSFSAASEEKEHAQASTLTASQQAIYLNSRDELFGRKPPAAYGSSPRYAAAAAAVAAPLEAAVAPGFPRTVSPFPAEPFRFPLSPGPQPALMPPNLWNLRAKPGSARLVAGAGRGQWRPLSVDDIGAYPFPAAAAAPAPSLASPGGFNDRYYGARGSPGENAEGRASPLYASYKADSFSEGDDLSQGHLVEPRYLRAAGDLSLSPGRSADPLPSYAASEGDRERLGVQLLGASGSPEPELSLRSSRDSLEPSSMEASPEMHPGARLSPQPAFPRAGSSGLSRKDSLTKAQLYGTLLN
- the BEGAIN gene encoding brain-enriched guanylate kinase-associated protein isoform X6, which produces MEKLRLRSAWVPSCLGQSRNLQGRRARSSPSLWDSSLQEQKGELRKRLSYTTHRLEKLENEFDSTRHFLEIELRRAQEELEKVTEKLRRIQSNYMALQRINQELEDKLFRMGQHYEEEKRALSHEIVALNSHLLEAKVTIDKLSEDNELYRKDCSLAAQLLQCSQTYGRGRKMAELPAEFQERMNLHAEKPGCSLPAPLCRPAYADSVPPCVLAKVLEKPDPGSLSSHLSEASAQDLGFPEGLEKPGSRPPYKGDIYCSDTALYCPEERHRDRRPSVEGPGSDVGFLQAQNSTDSTAEEEEEEEEDTEAGAAAYPASYRHEAFGGYAASLPTSSSYSSFSAASEEKEHAQASTLTASQQAIYLNSRDELFGRKPPAAYGSSPRYAAAAAAVAAPLEAAVAPGFPRTVSPFPAEPFRFPLSPGPQPALMPPNLWNLRAKPGSARLVAGAGRGQWRPLSVDDIGAYPFPAAAAAPAPSLASPGGFNDRYYGARGSPGENAEGRASPLYASYKADSFSEGDDLSQGHLVEPRYLRAAGDLSLSPGRSADPLPSYAASEGDRERLGVQLLGASGSPEPELSLRSSRDSLEPSSMEASPEMHPGARLSPQPAFPRAGSSGLSRKDSLTKAQLYGTLLN
- the BEGAIN gene encoding brain-enriched guanylate kinase-associated protein isoform X3, which gives rise to MQKGNRTPRPAPPAPKSSSQASAADMEKLRLRSAWVPSCLGQSRNLQGRRARSSPSLWDSSLQEQKGELRKRLSYTTHRLEKLENEFDSTRHFLEIELRRAQEELEKVTEKLRRIQSNYMALQRINQELEDKLFRMGQHYEEEKRALSHEIVALNSHLLEAKVTIDKLSEDNELYRKDCSLAAQLLQCSQTYGRGRKMAELPAEFQERMNLHAEKPGCSLPAPLCRPAYADSVPPCVLAKVLEKPDPGSLSSHLSEASAQDLGFPEGLEKPGSRPPYKGDIYCSDTALYCPEERHRDRRPSVEGPGSDVGFLQAQNSTDSTAEEEEEEEEDTEAGAAAYPASYRHEAFGGYAASLPTSSSYSSFSAASEEKEHAQASTLTASQQAIYLNSRDELFGRKPPAAYGSSPRYAAAAAAVAAPLEAAVAPGFPRTVSPFPAEPFRFPLSPGPQPALMPPNLWNLRAKPGSARLVAGAGRGQWRPLSVDDIGAYPFPAAAAAPAPSLASPGGFNDRYYGARGSPGENAEGRASPLYASYKADSFSEGDDLSQGHLVEPRYLRAAGDLSLSPGRSADPLPSYAASEGDRERLGVQLLGASGSPEPELSLRSSRDSLEPSSMEASPEMHPGARLSPQPAFPRAGSSGLSRKDSLTKAQLYGTLLN